TTTTTATAAGATTAAAGGAGTGTATAATATATGAAGAAAATATCAAAGTTGCTTATAGTTATTAATGTCATTCTATTAGTGGTTAATTTTGGTACCTTTTTGAATAAATATAATCTTAATAAAGATATAGAAAAGATGCAAAATCGATATTATTCAAAATTTATTGATGCATCAAAAGAATTAAATGAGTTTTTAAAAAGTAATGAAGTAAAAATTGTCAATTCTAATAATGAGTATATATATCGTTTATTAAGAGTTGAAGAAACTTATAAAGCTTATCAACTATTTACATTTCTTAATAATTATAATGAAACTGAGCAGTTTAAAGATATTAGTTATTTATTTAATGATTTATGGAATGTAATCGCTATTGGAGATATAAGTGAGAGATCTTCGGATGAAATAAAAAAAATGTCTGATAATATTTCTGAATTAATTAATCAATTTTCTCTATATATTGACTACAAATAAACATTAAACAATTATATTGAAGAAACATTTAAAAATTTGAATAATATGGGAAAAATTAACGATCAGAAAATGATGCTACTGAATTAGCGAGAAAATTAGATGCAAGACTAAGGTTTGCTAAACATAAAATGACAGAGAAGGTCTTTTTTTATGTATTGACTTGGGTTAGAATACATTTTCAAACAAGTATGTCACCTCGGACAGTCACATTAAAATTTGTTGAAGATACTCATAAAAAAAGCTTCTTCCATTGTAGAGAAGCTTTCTTTGTTTTTTGAACAATAAAACTTTAAATTAATTCTTGAATTCTTGTGATTTTACAAGTGGAAATGGCAAGATTAGGAATCGGATCACCCTCACTATCTATAACATTATCTAATATAACAATTCCTTCTCCAATTGATAAAATATTTCCTGTAAGTGGAATCTGAAATTCATCCCCATTTGTTTGCGTTATGAATTCAACTTCAACTTCAGTACCAATACCAAGTGAAACTAATTGATTTGTAGCTGGATCCTCACAACAGTTGCATTCTCCTTTTACATCTTTACGCACTGGTTTTAAATCAGTATTACTGTCTATTGCACTACTTCCAACTGCTGTAACATTACATACTGCAAAGAATGCCGGAATTTCACCATCTAGAGTCTCCGCAATGAAATTTTCGACAGATGTGATTAGATTTAATTCTTGACTAACTGGTGTAGATATGATTATAGGACCTCGATCTACTAATTGTTTCATCACACACTGCATTGGACAAATGCAGCAATCACATATGGTTTCATCGAAATGTCCCATAAGACTCACCTCCTTTTTACATTTGATGAGTTATTGTATGAATCGAATGAATGGATTGATTGGTTATATGTCTGAGTATATAAAAAATCCGCATTTGTCTGTGTCATTTTGTTGTCTGCTGTAATAAGATACAAGTAAACAATCACAAATGGATTTGTCGAAATGACTATTGGTTCACTTAAACGAAATAAACGCTCCTTTCACTTTTTGCGGTAGGAGTTTTTTGTTTAATATCCTCATTTTCGGGATCAAGGTAAGCTATACTCGTTGGAATCGTGATAGGATGAGGAGAGTTTTTTTATAGTGGGAAGATTCTAGTCACAAAACAACTAGATATAACACCCACCTGTTGATTTCCTGTTTCTTCTCCAATTATGACTCCTTCCCCTACATCAGCGATTTTAAATGGATCAAATCCAAAACCAATTATTTCTATATTCATAACCTCGCCTTTCAAAGAATTTGCCAAATTTGTAGTCGGGTCCTCACAACATGAACAGTCCCCAGTACTTTTTTTAATAGGTTTTAAATTTAAGGAAATAGAAGGTACAGGTAAACAAATGAAATTAATTTTACTTATTGGGATAACCCCTTGATCAGTAAATACTATAAAATCTCTGACTTCTATAATAGATGGGTTTGATACACTACCAGTAACAGTGAAGATATCATCAATTGATTGATTCATATCCATTAATTCTTTTAAAACACACTGCATCGGGCAGACACAGCAGTCACAAATACTCTCATCAAAAACGCCCATAAAATCACGTCCTTATAAGTTTCTAATATTGTATGAGTTCAAATGATGTTTTGATTGGACGTGTGTACTGTACTATAAAAATGTGCTCTTGCGTATCCTCCTGTTCCTCGTATATCAGAACAAATATTCTGATTATACACTACCTCAGAAATGAAAAAAACCTGTTCAAAATACGAACATATGTGTGATAAGATGTAGATATCAGACACTAGTCTAATTAAGATCTAGTCATTGAAATCATCAAAGGAGACTTTAGAATGCCAGTATATAATAAGTTAGTTCGAGATCATATACCAAATATAATTAGCAACAATGAGAAGCAATTTCAAATAAGGGTATTGAATAAAAATGAATATTTTACAGAATTACGTTTGAAATTGAAAGAAGAATTAGATGAATATCTTAATACAAATACAAATGAACATGCAATAGAAGAATTAGCTGATATGTTAGAGGTTATATATACCTTAGCAAATGAGCATGGTGTTCCATTAGATGTGCTTGAGAACACAAGAAAAGAGAAAGTAAGAAAACGAGGAGGATTTAAAGAAAAAATATTTTTAATAGATGTACAAGATGACTAATTTTTTTGTAGAAGAAGAACTTACAGCACTCCTTTAAATACAGATGGATCACCACAACGTCAATAGGCGTATTTTTTATGTTTTAGGAGATCGTAAAATTTCTCTACGGATAACCTTATTATTTTAGCAGCTGCAATCTTTGTTTTAAGCTCAATTCCAAACAACTGAAGATTTGACTATCTACTTCTTATACGGAAACCTCACTATTTAATGTAGTGAGGTTTTAAACTATGTGTGCTTGCTCTAGGATACTCGTCCAAGCAAAAATAAGCTATTCTAGTGGATATTGTCATGGGATTAGCTGTATAAACCCCACTGGCTTAGATAGGCTGCAGCTGGTGGGGAATAAGATGGGGAAAGTTTACCTTTCAGTTGAGTGGTATTATGTCATTGGAGGTCCTATAGCGTCCAATAAACATGTAGAAGTTATGGTAAAAGGTGTTGGTGGTACGCCGCCTCCCATTATAATATCTTTCAATAAAACAATTCCTTCACCAACATCTACTACACATGCTGATAAAATACCCCCGCCTCCAGCAGAAGGTATAGATATTTGCTGTCCAATCTTAGATTGTAATAAATTCGTCATTGGATCTTCACAACATGCGCATTCTCCAACGACGTCCTTTCGAACGGGTTTTAATTTAAAATCCTCTGGGAGAGTTAGAAAACCGACAGCGATGATTTGACATATTGCGATCTCTATTTGCTCACTCGTCGTTGCAATGAAATCCTTAATTTCTGTTAGAGTAAAAGTTCCACCAGGCACAGTGGGGAGTACAGTACCCAATGTTGTGATGATAGCATTGATCTCTATTCCTGCATTTTCCAACTGTTCTAAAGCACATTGCATCGGACAAACGCAACAGTTACAGACTGACCTGTCGAAATGTCCCATAAGACTCACCTCCTTTTTTTATTTGATGAGTTATTGTATGAACCGAATGAATGTAACGATTGGTTATATGTCTGAGTATATAAAAAATCCGCATTTGTCAGTGTCATTTTGTTATCTGCTGTAATAAAATGAAAGTACAACAATCACAAATGGATTTGTCGAAGTGCCTATTGGTTCACCTAGACGAAAAATAAAAAGCTCCTTTCACTAAATTAGCGGAAGGAGCTTTTTGTTTGCTAGTATTACTATGTGGATGATATTTCAATTCTTGTAATTTGACAAGTTGATATAGCAATTGGATTACCAACATTTTGTCCACAGGCCGGATTTAAAATAACGATACCTTCTCCAACTTTAAGAATAGTTCCTTCAAGAGGGATTTGAAACACGTTTCCAGGTACTTGTGTTATAAATTCAATTGCAACATTTTGATTAACTAGTTTATTTAATTCATTAGTAGCTGGATTCTCACAACAGCTGCACGCTCCTTTTTTATCTTGTCGAACTGGTTTTAAAGTAGTACTAGTGCCTAATGTAGCACTTGAAACTGCTGTGACATTACATATTGAATAAATTCCAGCATCGGTGTCTGCTATGAAATTCTCAACAGAATTGATCGTAACATTAGCTTCTTGACTCACAGGAGTAGAAATTAGAACATCAGTTTGACCTACTAATTGTTTAATTACACATTGCATTGGACATACACAGCAATCACAGATCGTTCTGTCAAATTGTCCCATGATTTTACCTCCATTTTTATTATTTTAGTTGATGTATTGTATGAGTTAAAATGATGTTTTGACTGGACGTATGAAAGTAATAACAAAAATTGTGCTATTGCGTATATCCTCCTAACACCTCATCCCAAATATAGTAAGGACAAACATAAAAGTGATGAAATGAATCAACATGAAAATAAACTAATATCTGGATCATTCATGAGAAAGTGATGTTGACATTACAACCTATTAGGAGAAGGGATTAATATAGAAGCGGACACAGTGGTTCTGCTACAGGTGCTGCTAATATATTAGTCATCATACTCTTAGCTTCAAGAATAAGATATACTGCGACGGATACACCAGTAGGAAGATTCGACTAAGAAGAAGTAGCTGGTGGGGAAATAGCTTTAAGCAGGGGAGATTCTTATTATTGAACATGTGGATATATAGAACAAATTATTTAAATTTACAATTCCTTCACCTACATCAAAAACAGGTCCAGTTAGAGTAAAACCCAATGGTGTAAGTGGTGTAACTGCAATACTTTTCCCTTTAAGGGTATTTAACAAATTAGTTGTTGGGTCTTCACAACAAGCACATTCTCCATTATTTTTACGAATTGGTTTCAATTTAAGTTGTATAGTAGGTACTAGGCGTATAAATGTAATTTGACATATTGGAATTCTTCCTTCTGATGTAAATGCTATAAAGTCTGTAACCTCATCTATTGTAACGTTAGTTAAGATATTGGTAAAAGTACCTAAAGAAGATAATGTCTCCCCTACTACCTGTTCCAAAACACATTGCATCGGGCAGACACAGCAGTCACATCTTGACTTATCAAATACACCCATAAAATCACGTCCTTTGTTTATAATTTTAATAATATATGCATGTTAAAGTTGATATGATTGGACGTGTACCTATTAACAAAATTTGTGCTCTTGCATATCCTTTTTGAGGTGTTTATCTAAACCTATATTTATGTGCCTTAAAGGAATAGATTGTAATTAATAATCTGCTATGAAAAAACACTGTACAAATAAGTCTAAAGGAAGGGGGGGGATGGTAATAATTTAACTATACCTATTATTACTTTAAAACAATTGAAATTTGGAGGAGTTTATATGAAGTATACAGTAATAACCGGCGCTAGCTCAGGTATTGGCTATGAATCTGCACTAGCTTTTGCATCTAGAGAGAAAAACTTAATTATTGTAGCTCGCAGACAAGAAAAGTTAGAGGAATTAAAATCTGACATCAAGAAAATGAACCCAAATCTAGATGTAATCATTCGAGCTACTGACTTATCCATAAAAGAGAATGTTTACAAGTTGTATGAAAGTCTTAAAGAATTCAAAATTGAAACATGGATCAATAATGCAGGGTTTGGTGATTATGATTTAGTTGCTGATCAAAATTTAGAAAAAATAGAAAAAATGTTGCAATTGAATGTTGAGGCATTAACATTACTATCTTCTCTTTTTGTACGCGACTATTCACATGTAGATGGTTCACAATTAATTAATGTTTCATCTGTTGGAGGTTATACTGTCGTTTCAAATGCGATAACTTATAGTGCTACTAAATTTTATGTAAGTACATTTACAGAAGGGCTTGCACATGAATTAAATGAACAAAATGCAAAAATGAAGGCAAAAGTATTGGCTCCAGCTGCTACTGAAACTGAGTTTGCAAAACGTGCTAGAGATATTGAAGAATTTGAGTACAAAACTGCTATGCCTAAATATCATACAGCAAAAGAAATGGCAGGATTTATGCTTGATCTTTATGATAGTGATAAGGTTGTAGGAATTGTGAATGGATTAACTTTTGATTTTGAATTAAAAGACCCTATGTTTAATTATTATTCCGCTAATAATCGATAACCGCACAATTAACAGGAGTTAAAATAATTAGTTCCCACCTCTAGCATATCCAACAAAAGCAAAAAATGTAGAAATTAGAGAGCGACTTAATGAAGAGTCGCTTCTTTCTTTAAAAATCCTTTTTGATGATGAAGAAATGACTTCTTGTTCATTTTGATTTAAGTGATTTGAATCTCTTACAATCTACTACCATTTAGATGCTCTATCATACTATACTCAAATATAATATACATATATGTATATAAATGTATAAAATACATTAATTATGGAAGATAAATGGAATAAATCCATTTATATTGATAAATATGAGGATGAATAGTTTTTTTATTTATAGAGTTCATAGTGTATTATCTATTATGAATTACATAAAAATATGGAGGTTATTTTTATGAAAAAAACATTAGTTACATTACTTACAATGGCGCTTATGATGTCTGTATTTGTTACATCGGTATATGCAGCAATAGATAGACCGTTTAATACTTCCACAATTAAAGTTTACGAAAATTTAAGAGATGCGCCTTATGAGATTGGTTATTGTGAAGAAGATTGGTATGGTGATGTGTGGTGCGGAACCATTCAAAGGAAAAGTTGGGATTTGAGAGATGGACAATATTATGTAACATATTCGGGATTATTAAATGAACATTATATATGTATACATGGGGGACCATGGGTGAAATAAATAGGAGTTGTTGTGATCTATACAACTTTTAATTTTCCTGTCTTAATAAAATTTAATTATTAAAGATTAACAGAGAGGGCGCACATATGCGTCTTTTTTGTTGGGAAGTTGAAGCTAAATTTAAAGTGTTATTTCTTCTATGCTATTTATTTTACAAATGGAGAAAATGATTATTGATTCGAATAAAAGGAAATGTCAAAAAAATCTCGAGTCAAGGAGCAGTTAATGTTTCTTGTATTTTTGTACTTATGTCTAGGGATATTAATCCAAGCAAATGCATGAGATGTTACATAAAATAGGCTGAGGGAAAATAAACAGGGAGGGATTCTGATGGGGTTAAATAATGATCCCTTTGTCGTTGTTCAGGAGTTTGAATTAGATCCATATGGTTTTATCCATCCAGAGGTGATACGACTTCCTGATGATGGTACCTCTTTAGTTGTTCTTACCGTCGATGTATGTGTTAAACAACCACAGAAAACACAAATATTATTGGATTCTATGATTCAAATTGCTGTAGATGATTTTGGGTTCAATACGCTTTCAACTTTTGAAGTAACATATGATCTCCTACGCAATGGAGATGTGATTGCAACGATCAATGACGAAATCGATTATGCAGAACCGGATGATCTTTTAAAAAATACAAATCTCCCAAGATTTCCTATAGTGGATAATAACCCAAGTTTTGGAACCAACACGTATGAGCTAGCTTGTACAAATGTGATTGGTGGAGCAAGTATTGCTATCTTTGTAGGCTCTAGAAGTCTAAAAGCTTCTGTATTTACATTATAGATTACAGTTGAAAAATAAAATTTTATTTAAACTTTAACAAGAAGGGTGCTAATATGGCGCTTTTTTTGTTGTTGCCATACTATTTATCTTATTGGTAATCATTGCACTTTTGAACTCGCTGGAGTACTCTAAATAAGAATCGAAATAATGACTTAACATACTGATTTTCTTTTTTTATTAGTCTTAAGTATGGATCTAAATATGAAAATAAACCAGAAAACCATTATTCTTTTAAAATAGAAAAGCGAAGTTAAGCAAAATTATATAAGTAAAGAAGCAAGGAATTAGTTGATTCAACTAGGAGATGATTTTAATATGAATATTGTTTCAGTAGATTCTAGTAATAAGCATATATATCTTAATTTATGTCAAAGTTATGAAGGTGAATTCTCTGCTCTTACTGAAAAGTTACCTGATTCTGATGGAGTGTTTAAACTGGATACAACTTTAGGAGATAATATAGAAGGATTTTTACTTTATGAAAAAGAGATCCCAATTGGCTTAGCCGCAGTTAGAAAATCAATAGAAGATTTTTTTGAAGTGTGCGAATTTTATGTGATTCCTTCTTGTCGAAAAAAAGACCTTGGAAGAAAGTTTGCACATCATTTATTTTCTATTTTTAAGGGTAAATGGCAAGTTAAACAAATAGAGGGTGCAGAATATGCAACTACATTTTGGAGGAAGGTAATTGGAGAATTTTCTTCTTGGGAATTTGATGAAGATGTTTATGTAGATTCTTACTGGGGAAAAGTAACTAGACAACGATTTACTTCTCTTTAATTCTTTAACAAAATTTACATTTTTTCATTCTAGGGAATTTCTTTTCCTGAGCTTGATGGAGATGTTGTTCTACCCCTATATTGAAATATTCAGAGATGTTTTGCACCTGGTATTAAATTAGATTTTATGCTCCCCTAAAGGTAGACAGGTTTAAAAAAAATTCTGTTTTTCTTGAAGGGGAGTATTTTAAGGTTACTAGTTATCTACTTCTCCTCTTAGATGGATAGGACCGTGAACAGTATACAATACTGCATCTCCTTCAACATGCCAGTTTGTATTGAAGGGATGTGCCATTATAGTATTTTTGGGAACACATATAAACTTGTCTCCTGTTACAATCTTTACATCATCTCCTAAAGCTTGTATATAAGCGATTCTATCAATCTTACGTTCACTCATATTTTTCCTCCTTATTATAATTTTTTAATTACATATAAACTAATGGATGATGAAAATAAGCGTGTGATTTAGTAAATAATAATATTGTCCTTTGTGAATAAAGTACGTCATAATGTATGCGATTGTTGAAGTATTACTTACATCATCATTTATTACTTATTTCATCATATAAAATCATATAACATGTTGACACAGACAAATGCGGATTTTATAATCATTGAGTGTTGATAATGGTTATAATACCTACATCAACACCCACCAGCTGCTACAAAACAAACTGCTTCCAACAGATGCAGCAAGTTAAGACTCCCACAGCTTTGGCAGTCTATATATTCTATGTTCCATAACAAGTCATTAAATTAGTTTTGTAGTGGGACTAAAAAAAGTAAATATACATATTTGTATATTTACACTTAGAAATACGAGTATAACTATCTTTTAATGTGATTATTGGGGTTAAATTGGTTATATTGAAAAATTATGAAATTTAAAAAATATATTACTATGATAACAAGTAAATTAATATTACATTTTTTTAGGAGGATTTATGGCATGTTAAAAAAGTTAGTAATGGCAGAAGGAGTTTCTTATAGTCCCAGTTTAAACCAACGTGCGTATTACGATGTTCCTCTTATTGATTCAATTAATAGAGTTTATATTACATCTAAACCATTTGTTCGTTTACAATTATGGGACGGCAGTGAAAAAGTTCAAGAAATACTTACTACTGGAGAAAAATATTTTGATTTTAATTATAGGCGAAGATTTGATGGAGATTTTTTTATAAGAATTCAAAATTTAGCTTCGTGGCAAGTTGTGGATATAACAATTATTTATTGAATATTTTAACGTATACTCAGAGTACAAAAAAGTAGGAATGAGATAAGTTGTTCTGCACCGACTCCAGTGTTTTTTTGTAATGAAAAGAAGAAAACCTCAGCATTTGCCAAGGTTTTCTCCTGATGGGATATGATGGTCTTATTAATAGGTTAAATTCGGTGACTGCTAAAATTAACGATATTTCTTATAATTGCTATTAAATAAATCTGTTTCTTTTGGAGATAATGATTTCTTACTTTCTAACTTTTCAAATTCTTCGTATAAACGATGTCTAGTTTTCTCTTTAATGTTAGAAAATTTATAATCCCCATACCCAAATAAATCCATTGTCTCACTCCTACATGTTTTATTATTTTTCTATTTGATAATTAAACCATAGCGCAAAAATATTTTTTTTCTGTAAATAAAATGTAAAATTTTTGCACTTTAATAATGTATGAAGCAAAATTAAATTTGATTATACTTTTTTACCAATATTAGTTAAAATGTGTGAACGCCTTTATTAAATTTTGATTTAAAAATGATGATCTATTCAAAGCGATAAAAAAACTTCCTCCGTTATTGGAAGAAGTTTCATTATTTTTGTGCGTTCTGAAAAATTTTAGATTACAAGTAGGTCAGTTTCTTATTAACTAATGTCTCTAAACAACCCCACTACTTTACCTAATATACTGACTTCATTGAGTATAATCGGCTTCATGGTTGAATTTTCAGGCTGTAGTCTAAAGTGATTTGATTCTTTAAAAAATCTCTTGACAGTTGCTTCATTATCTTCAGTCATGGCTACTACAATTTCACCATTATTTGCGGATTGCTGTTGTCTTACGATGACGTAATCTCCATCGTGAATTCCAGCCTCAATCATGCTTTCTCCAACAATCTGAAGCATGAAAACATTGTAGTCCCCAACATAATGATTTGGAAGTGGAAAGTACTCCTCTATATTTTCTGTAGCAAGAATTGGAAGACCAGCTGTAACTTTTCCTATTAAAGGTACTTGTGCTATGGATGAGGTAGCGATAGTAGGAGTAGGACTTTCCTCATCTAATATTTCGATTGCACGTGGTTTTGTAGGGTCTCTACGAATAAACCCCTTTTTTTCTAATCTTTCCAGATGGCCATGTACTGTGGAACTTGATGCTAAACCTACTGCTTCTCCTATTTCACGAACGGATGGAGGGTAGCCTTTTTTTTGCACCTCTTCTTTAATAAATTCCAATATGGATTGTTGCCTGGTAGATAACTTGTTCAATCTAATTCCCTCCCCATTTATTTCACCTTACTAAACGATCTATGTATTATGCTGGTATTATAACACAGAACGTTATTTCGCACAAACATAAGTTCGAAAAAAGTATTGACACAAACAAATGTTCGTGATAATCTTTGTTTAGAACAAATGTTTGGGAGGTAGTTAATGTGCATTTAATTTATACGAGTAATGCCATAGATACAAAAAAAGCAGTGCAGTTAAGAGCTCAAAATAAATCAATTATATTAAGAAAAAAAGTATTTTTTATTTTAATAACAACTGTTATTGTAACAATTGGTTTGATGTTTGGAGCCATCTTGAATGTTTTTGCATCCGAGAATACGGAAACGGTTCAACAGCAAGAAGAACAATTCATACAAATTTATGTAAAACCTGGAGATACACTATGGAGTATTGCTAAGTGTTATGTACCTAGAGAGATGGACATCCGATATTTTATTTCTAAAATTAAAAATAAAAATCATCTAGAAAATAGTAATATTATTATAGGACAAGCTTTATTGATTCCTACTGGAGAATTATAGATGGCGTACTTGACATGAAGTATTGTGTCAATAATAGCTAGTATAGTAGATTATGATCTAAAAAGGAGTTCACTGTGGACAAAATATCATTATCAAAAGCAAAAGCACGCCATTTTCTGATTTCATATCAAGGGTTGAGACCTTCAAATCAATTTCTGGGCAAACAAGGAATCATCGATTTAATTCAACGAGTCGGTTGCATACAATTTGATCCACTGAATGTGGTGGGTTTTAACCAAGAATTAGTGTTGCAATCAAGAATTCGTAATTATAGTACTAGTATGCTTCATGAGTTGTTATACAAGGAAAGGGTATTATTAGATGGATGGGATAAAAACATGTCCATTTATCTTACGGAGGACTGGCCTTATTTTTCAAGATTCAGAGCTAAGAAGAGAGAACAATTAAAGAGGATAAATGAAGTGCAAGCAATTAGTCAGGATG
The window above is part of the Chengkuizengella sp. SCS-71B genome. Proteins encoded here:
- a CDS encoding nucleoside triphosphate pyrophosphohydrolase → MPVYNKLVRDHIPNIISNNEKQFQIRVLNKNEYFTELRLKLKEELDEYLNTNTNEHAIEELADMLEVIYTLANEHGVPLDVLENTRKEKVRKRGGFKEKIFLIDVQDD
- a CDS encoding SDR family NAD(P)-dependent oxidoreductase, with the protein product MKYTVITGASSGIGYESALAFASREKNLIIVARRQEKLEELKSDIKKMNPNLDVIIRATDLSIKENVYKLYESLKEFKIETWINNAGFGDYDLVADQNLEKIEKMLQLNVEALTLLSSLFVRDYSHVDGSQLINVSSVGGYTVVSNAITYSATKFYVSTFTEGLAHELNEQNAKMKAKVLAPAATETEFAKRARDIEEFEYKTAMPKYHTAKEMAGFMLDLYDSDKVVGIVNGLTFDFELKDPMFNYYSANNR
- the lexA gene encoding transcriptional repressor LexA, with translation MNKLSTRQQSILEFIKEEVQKKGYPPSVREIGEAVGLASSSTVHGHLERLEKKGFIRRDPTKPRAIEILDEESPTPTIATSSIAQVPLIGKVTAGLPILATENIEEYFPLPNHYVGDYNVFMLQIVGESMIEAGIHDGDYVIVRQQQSANNGEIVVAMTEDNEATVKRFFKESNHFRLQPENSTMKPIILNEVSILGKVVGLFRDIS
- a CDS encoding LysM peptidoglycan-binding domain-containing protein, which codes for MHLIYTSNAIDTKKAVQLRAQNKSIILRKKVFFILITTVIVTIGLMFGAILNVFASENTETVQQQEEQFIQIYVKPGDTLWSIAKCYVPREMDIRYFISKIKNKNHLENSNIIIGQALLIPTGEL